One Nocardia sp. BMG111209 DNA segment encodes these proteins:
- the ruvC gene encoding crossover junction endodeoxyribonuclease RuvC, whose amino-acid sequence MRVMGVDPGLTRCGVSIVDGALGRQVTAVAVDVIRTPPEMALPQRLLLVADAAEEWMDRHRPEAVAIERVFSQHNVRTAMATAQAGGVIALAAARREIPVAFHTPSQVKAAVTGNGSADKAQVTAMVTRILGLATAPKPADAADALALAICHCWRAPMLDRMAKAEAQAAAAQRKYLERVDRQRKAVLG is encoded by the coding sequence GTGCGGGTGATGGGTGTCGACCCCGGGCTCACCCGGTGCGGCGTGAGCATCGTCGACGGCGCGCTGGGGCGTCAGGTCACGGCGGTCGCGGTCGACGTGATCCGCACACCTCCGGAAATGGCGCTGCCGCAACGACTACTGCTCGTCGCCGACGCGGCCGAGGAGTGGATGGACCGGCACCGGCCGGAGGCGGTCGCCATCGAGCGGGTGTTCTCCCAGCACAACGTCCGCACGGCGATGGCCACCGCGCAGGCCGGCGGCGTCATCGCGCTCGCGGCGGCCCGGCGGGAGATCCCGGTCGCCTTCCACACCCCCAGCCAGGTGAAGGCCGCCGTCACCGGTAACGGCTCCGCGGACAAGGCCCAGGTGACCGCGATGGTGACGCGCATCCTAGGCTTGGCGACCGCGCCGAAACCCGCCGATGCGGCCGACGCCCTCGCGCTGGCGATCTGCCACTGCTGGCGGGCGCCGATGCTGGATCGGATGGCGAAGGCCGAGGCCCAGGCCGCGGCGGCGCAGCGCAAATACCTGGAACGGGTGGATCGGCAACGGAAGGCGGTGCTGGGGTGA
- the ruvB gene encoding Holliday junction branch migration DNA helicase RuvB: MTAPDDHDLPGDLGDEDESPVTPAYLNSDGEVEAGLRPKSLDDFIGQPRVREQLALVLRGAKLRGGTPDHVLLSGPPGLGKTSMAMIIAGELGSALRITSGPALERAGDLAAMLSNLVEGDVLFIDEIHRMARPAEEMLYLAMEDFRVDVVVGKGPGATSIPLEIAPFTLVGATTRSGALTGPLRDRFGFTGHMDFYEPDELRHILLRSARILDIRIDAEAAAEIAGRSRGTPRIANRLLRRVRDYAEVRADGRVTREIAGAALAVYDVDGLGLDRLDRAVLGALVRGFGGGPVGVSTLAVAVGEEATTVEEVCEPFLVRAGMIARTPRGRVATAAAWEHLGLVPPPDLVFGSIEVRGREPHPTLDLFDGT, from the coding sequence GTGACCGCACCCGACGACCACGACCTGCCCGGCGACCTCGGCGACGAGGACGAATCACCGGTCACCCCGGCCTATCTCAACTCCGACGGCGAGGTCGAGGCGGGCCTGCGCCCGAAGTCGCTGGACGACTTCATCGGTCAGCCGCGGGTCCGCGAACAGCTCGCGCTGGTGCTGCGCGGCGCGAAACTCCGGGGCGGGACCCCGGATCACGTACTGCTGTCCGGCCCACCGGGATTGGGCAAGACCAGTATGGCGATGATCATCGCCGGCGAACTCGGCTCCGCCTTGCGGATCACCTCGGGCCCGGCGCTGGAGCGCGCGGGCGATCTGGCGGCCATGCTGAGCAATCTGGTCGAGGGCGACGTGCTGTTCATCGACGAGATCCACCGCATGGCCCGCCCCGCGGAGGAGATGCTGTACCTCGCGATGGAGGACTTCCGGGTCGACGTGGTGGTCGGCAAGGGGCCGGGGGCGACCTCGATCCCGCTGGAGATCGCGCCGTTCACCCTGGTCGGGGCGACCACCCGGTCCGGCGCGCTGACCGGTCCGCTGCGCGATCGGTTCGGCTTCACCGGTCACATGGACTTCTACGAACCCGACGAACTACGGCACATCCTGCTGCGCTCGGCGCGCATCCTCGACATCCGCATCGATGCCGAGGCCGCCGCCGAGATCGCCGGCCGCTCCCGCGGCACGCCGCGCATCGCGAACCGGCTGCTGCGCCGGGTCCGCGACTACGCCGAGGTCCGCGCCGACGGCCGGGTCACCCGGGAGATCGCGGGCGCCGCGCTGGCCGTGTACGACGTGGACGGCCTCGGGCTGGACCGGCTGGACCGCGCGGTCCTCGGGGCGCTGGTGCGCGGCTTCGGCGGCGGCCCGGTCGGGGTGTCGACGCTGGCCGTCGCGGTGGGGGAGGAGGCGACCACCGTCGAGGAGGTGTGCGAGCCGTTCCTGGTGCGGGCCGGCATGATCGCCCGCACCCCGCGCGGCCGGGTCGCCACGGCCGCGGCCTGGGAACATCTGGGCCTGGTACCGCCGCCGGATCTGGTGTTCGGCTCGATCGAGGTCCGCGGCCGCGAACCGCATCCCACCCTGGATCTGTTCGACGGCACGTAG
- a CDS encoding O-acetyl-ADP-ribose deacetylase, translated as MPELTLVRGDITEQQVDAVVNAANSGLLGGGGVDGAIHRKGGPDILAACRELRAADLRDGLPTGRAVATTAGKLPARWVIHTVGPVWSAREDRSALLASCYRESLRIADELGARTVAFPAISTGIYGWPIDDGARIAVETVRTAETGVVEARFVLFTPDAHRAFASELRA; from the coding sequence ATGCCGGAACTGACGCTCGTGCGCGGGGACATCACCGAACAGCAGGTGGATGCCGTGGTGAATGCGGCGAATTCGGGTCTGCTCGGCGGGGGCGGGGTGGATGGCGCGATCCATCGCAAGGGCGGCCCCGACATCCTCGCCGCCTGCCGGGAACTGCGGGCCGCGGACCTCCGCGACGGCCTGCCGACCGGCCGCGCGGTGGCCACCACCGCCGGAAAGCTGCCTGCCCGCTGGGTGATCCACACCGTCGGACCGGTCTGGTCGGCGCGCGAGGACCGTTCGGCACTGCTGGCCTCCTGCTATCGCGAATCCCTGCGCATCGCAGACGAACTGGGAGCGCGGACGGTCGCCTTCCCGGCGATCTCGACCGGGATCTACGGCTGGCCGATCGACGACGGCGCCCGGATCGCGGTCGAGACGGTCCGGACCGCCGAAACCGGGGTCGTCGAGGCACGTTTCGTACTCTTCACCCCGGATGCCCACCGGGCCTTCGCTTCCGAGTTGCGGGCCTGA
- a CDS encoding phosphatase PAP2 family protein: MIVLNRSSLTRYRVHLAEAGLVLALYAAYDGTRYLVRGGADAAEQDAHTVLRLENLVRLHPEQWLNRLFATHSWLGVPADYLYATLHYVMTAAVLIWLWRAHRTAYRHGRTQLALATVTGLAGFVLFPTMPPRLLTTGEYIDVMSQHAAVGWWADTSAPRALDSMTNDFAAMPSLHVGWAVWCGLMILRHARRPWVRALGAAYPMLILLVVMGTANHYLLDGIAGAVLMLLAGWAATPYLRRFDAMTAALRAPTTPRLVHRAPEPPLSTPATGALGQAEHTSGPLGIRHPTPVPVALARVTPVERRADVVRVSPLVGPPHRKSA; encoded by the coding sequence ATGATCGTGCTCAACCGGTCCTCCCTGACCAGGTATCGCGTACATCTCGCCGAGGCCGGTCTGGTGCTGGCGCTCTACGCCGCCTACGACGGCACCCGGTACCTGGTCCGCGGCGGTGCCGACGCCGCCGAACAGGACGCGCACACGGTGCTGCGGCTCGAGAACCTGGTGCGCCTGCACCCCGAGCAGTGGCTGAACCGGCTGTTCGCCACGCACTCCTGGCTCGGCGTTCCGGCCGACTACCTCTACGCGACGCTGCACTACGTGATGACCGCGGCGGTGCTGATCTGGCTGTGGCGCGCGCATCGCACCGCCTACCGGCACGGCCGCACCCAACTGGCGCTGGCGACGGTCACCGGGCTGGCCGGATTCGTCCTGTTCCCGACCATGCCGCCGAGGCTGCTCACCACCGGCGAGTACATCGATGTCATGTCCCAGCACGCGGCGGTCGGCTGGTGGGCCGACACCAGCGCGCCGCGCGCACTCGATTCGATGACCAACGATTTCGCCGCCATGCCCAGCCTGCACGTCGGCTGGGCCGTGTGGTGCGGGCTGATGATCCTCCGCCACGCCCGGCGACCCTGGGTGCGCGCACTCGGCGCGGCCTATCCGATGCTGATCCTGCTCGTCGTGATGGGCACCGCCAACCACTACCTCCTCGACGGCATCGCCGGCGCCGTCCTCATGCTGCTCGCGGGCTGGGCCGCCACCCCGTACCTGCGGCGATTCGATGCGATGACCGCTGCCCTGCGCGCACCGACCACCCCACGACTCGTGCACCGCGCACCCGAGCCGCCCTTGTCCACGCCCGCGACCGGTGCACTCGGCCAGGCCGAACACACCTCCGGACCACTCGGGATCCGGCACCCGACCCCGGTTCCGGTCGCCCTCGCCCGGGTGACCCCGGTCGAGCGACGCGCGGACGTGGTGCGGGTTTCGCCACTGGTGGGACCGCCGCATCGAAAATCGGCCTGA
- a CDS encoding DivIVA domain-containing protein: MNPHEVRRMRFGRAPIGHRGYDAAEVDAFLESVARALGGYAGLSTATIRGVEFRTAPLGHRGYDRDEVDEFLDQACAELEFARRGTARPPDDRTVLTPADVQRTQFSGPPFGHAGYAADEVDVFLDRVAATLAHIGPNGLTGADVRTVNFGLAHAGTAAYRIDEVDAFLEVVLRALSAA; the protein is encoded by the coding sequence CCGATCGGGCATCGCGGCTACGACGCCGCCGAGGTGGACGCGTTCCTGGAATCGGTGGCCCGGGCGCTCGGCGGGTACGCCGGCCTGTCCACCGCCACGATTCGCGGTGTCGAATTCCGGACCGCGCCGCTGGGCCATCGCGGATACGACCGCGACGAGGTCGACGAATTCCTCGATCAGGCCTGTGCGGAACTGGAATTCGCGCGGCGCGGCACGGCCCGGCCACCGGACGACCGGACGGTGCTGACCCCCGCCGACGTGCAGCGCACGCAGTTCTCCGGACCGCCGTTCGGGCATGCCGGATACGCCGCCGACGAGGTCGACGTATTCCTGGATCGGGTCGCCGCGACGCTGGCCCACATCGGCCCCAACGGGCTGACCGGCGCCGATGTCCGCACCGTGAATTTCGGCCTGGCCCATGCGGGTACCGCCGCCTACCGCATCGACGAGGTCGACGCGTTCCTCGAGGTCGTATTGCGGGCGTTGTCGGCGGCGTGA
- the ruvA gene encoding Holliday junction branch migration protein RuvA, with protein MIASVRGEVLEIGLDHVVLEAAGVGYRLNATPATLAALTRGEEARLYTAMIVREDSMTLFGFADTEARDLFGLLQTVSGVGPRLAMAVLAVLEPESLRKALAEGNIGALTRVPGIGKRGAERMVVELRDKVNLVPVQSGPPGAGPAAVVTPVRDQVVEALIGLGFPVRQAEPAVDAVLTEDPDLGTSKALRAALGLLGKNR; from the coding sequence GTGATCGCGTCGGTACGCGGTGAGGTGCTCGAGATCGGGCTCGACCATGTGGTGCTCGAGGCCGCCGGTGTCGGCTACCGGCTCAACGCCACACCCGCGACCCTGGCCGCACTCACCCGCGGCGAGGAGGCGCGGCTCTACACCGCGATGATCGTCCGCGAGGATTCGATGACGCTGTTCGGTTTCGCCGACACCGAGGCGCGCGATCTGTTCGGCCTGTTGCAGACCGTCTCCGGTGTCGGCCCCCGGCTGGCGATGGCGGTGCTCGCGGTACTCGAACCGGAGTCGTTGCGAAAGGCATTGGCGGAGGGCAACATCGGCGCGCTGACCCGGGTGCCGGGCATCGGCAAGCGTGGCGCCGAGCGCATGGTGGTCGAACTGCGCGACAAGGTGAATCTCGTTCCGGTGCAATCGGGTCCGCCGGGTGCGGGGCCCGCGGCGGTCGTCACGCCGGTGCGCGATCAGGTAGTGGAGGCGCTCATCGGGCTGGGATTCCCGGTGCGGCAGGCGGAACCGGCGGTCGACGCGGTGCTCACGGAGGATCCGGATCTGGGCACCTCGAAGGCACTGCGGGCCGCACTGGGCCTGCTCGGCAAGAATCGGTAG
- a CDS encoding alpha/beta hydrolase family protein: MDVPTTPLPTTSVAPPPPPQLPSANLNPYGGFHRGLSLLHGWLPLTIELVALALLIIAIVRPGRRWWLIRVPICLVIALVAALGGLYYMNDQGLASDPAPALLWVCVGATAAAIAIAIVGWPRARWWYRAVAILAVPVTAASAAVVLNQWVGYYPSVQSAWNALTAGPLPHQTTLNALAGMRNTNPKTGVVVPVDIPTSGSHFPHRTEDVYLPPAWFAGPTPPKLPVVMMIAGEFNTPGDWLRSGQIMPDIDRFTAANNGQAPIMVFIDSSGSFNNDTECVNGPRGDAADHLTKDVEPYVEQKFNASADPANWAVIGWSMGGTCAIDLTVMHPELFHTFVDIAGDIGPVSGNKEQTINRLFGGNAAAWEAFDPVTVMQKHGPYTGVAGLFDDLTPPKRMTGGSGKTPNFQMPKVSEDQVGFGGQDGVMDTGEVGAAEKLCETGHALGIDCTIHTTEGGHTWQFASAAFRSSLPWVTARLGLPVAVTQ, translated from the coding sequence ATGGACGTACCGACGACGCCGCTGCCGACAACGAGCGTCGCCCCTCCCCCGCCCCCTCAGCTTCCCTCGGCAAACCTCAACCCGTACGGGGGTTTCCACCGAGGGTTGTCGCTGCTGCACGGCTGGCTCCCGCTGACCATCGAATTGGTCGCGCTCGCACTGCTGATCATCGCGATCGTGCGGCCGGGCCGGCGCTGGTGGCTGATCCGGGTGCCGATCTGCCTGGTGATCGCGCTGGTGGCGGCCCTGGGTGGCCTCTACTACATGAACGATCAGGGCCTGGCCTCCGATCCGGCGCCCGCGTTGCTGTGGGTGTGCGTGGGCGCCACCGCCGCCGCGATCGCGATCGCGATCGTCGGCTGGCCGCGCGCCCGCTGGTGGTACCGCGCCGTCGCCATCCTCGCGGTGCCGGTGACGGCGGCCAGCGCGGCCGTCGTGCTCAACCAGTGGGTGGGTTACTACCCGAGCGTGCAGTCGGCCTGGAACGCGCTGACCGCCGGCCCGCTGCCGCATCAGACCACGCTCAACGCGCTGGCCGGTATGCGCAACACGAATCCGAAGACCGGCGTGGTCGTGCCGGTGGACATCCCCACCAGCGGCAGCCACTTCCCGCACCGCACCGAGGACGTCTATCTGCCGCCGGCCTGGTTCGCCGGGCCGACCCCGCCCAAGTTGCCGGTGGTGATGATGATCGCCGGCGAATTCAACACGCCCGGTGACTGGTTGCGCAGCGGCCAGATCATGCCCGATATCGACAGGTTCACCGCCGCCAACAACGGGCAGGCGCCGATCATGGTGTTCATCGACTCCAGCGGCTCGTTCAACAACGACACCGAATGCGTCAACGGCCCGCGCGGCGACGCCGCCGACCATCTGACCAAGGACGTCGAACCCTATGTGGAGCAGAAGTTCAACGCGTCCGCGGATCCGGCCAACTGGGCCGTGATCGGCTGGTCGATGGGCGGCACCTGCGCGATCGACCTGACCGTCATGCATCCGGAGCTGTTCCACACCTTCGTCGACATCGCCGGTGACATCGGCCCGGTGTCCGGCAACAAGGAGCAGACGATCAACCGGCTGTTCGGTGGTAACGCCGCCGCCTGGGAGGCCTTCGATCCGGTGACCGTGATGCAGAAGCACGGCCCGTACACCGGGGTGGCCGGTCTGTTCGACGATCTGACCCCGCCCAAGCGGATGACCGGCGGCAGCGGCAAGACGCCCAACTTCCAGATGCCGAAGGTGTCGGAGGATCAGGTCGGCTTCGGCGGTCAGGACGGTGTCATGGACACCGGTGAGGTCGGCGCGGCCGAGAAGCTGTGCGAGACCGGGCACGCGCTCGGCATCGACTGCACGATCCACACCACCGAGGGCGGCCACACCTGGCAGTTCGCCTCCGCGGCGTTCCGCTCGTCGCTACCGTGGGTGACGGCCCGGCTGGGCCTGCCGGTCGCCGTCACGCAGTGA
- a CDS encoding acyl-CoA thioesterase II, which produces MATIEEALEIERLERDIFRGASVRTQLPRTFGGQVAGQALVAAVRTVEPRFEVHSLHGYFLRPGNPAEPTVFLVERIRDGRSFSTRRVTGVQDGEAIFTMSASFHVGDEGPNHQDAMPKVPGPQDVPEDSASWSEERAWRMREWEHWDIRSIPAAAAAHHSSLAAQQQIWFRYRHPLPDDPLFHVCTLAYMSDMSLLSSSLVPHPDAHTQNASLDHAMWFLRPFRADEWLLYDQFSPSAGWGRGLTGGRIFKENGELVASVVQEGMIRYQRTT; this is translated from the coding sequence ATGGCCACGATCGAGGAGGCATTGGAGATCGAACGCCTGGAGCGGGACATCTTCCGCGGCGCGTCGGTCCGGACCCAGTTGCCGCGGACCTTCGGCGGGCAGGTTGCCGGGCAGGCGCTGGTCGCCGCGGTCCGCACCGTCGAACCCCGCTTCGAGGTGCACTCCCTGCACGGCTATTTCCTCCGGCCCGGTAATCCCGCCGAACCCACCGTCTTCCTCGTCGAGCGCATCCGCGACGGCCGCTCGTTCTCCACCCGCCGGGTCACCGGCGTCCAGGACGGTGAGGCGATCTTCACCATGTCGGCCTCCTTCCACGTCGGTGACGAAGGGCCCAACCATCAGGACGCGATGCCGAAAGTGCCGGGGCCGCAGGACGTCCCGGAGGACAGCGCGAGCTGGAGCGAGGAGCGCGCGTGGCGGATGCGGGAATGGGAGCACTGGGACATCCGCTCGATTCCGGCCGCGGCGGCCGCGCACCACAGCAGTCTCGCTGCGCAGCAACAGATCTGGTTCCGCTATCGGCACCCGCTGCCCGACGACCCGCTGTTCCACGTCTGCACGCTCGCATATATGAGTGATATGTCCCTGCTGAGCAGCTCGCTGGTACCGCACCCGGACGCGCACACCCAGAACGCCTCGCTCGATCACGCCATGTGGTTCCTGCGCCCGTTCCGCGCCGACGAGTGGCTGCTGTACGACCAGTTCTCCCCCTCCGCGGGCTGGGGCCGCGGCCTCACCGGGGGTCGCATCTTCAAGGAGAACGGCGAACTGGTCGCCTCCGTGGTGCAGGAGGGCATGATCCGCTACCAGCGCACGACGTGA
- a CDS encoding DUF2254 domain-containing protein — translation MRGIWWEADRWRERLRTNLWFVPTLEVLVGVLIFTITLSLDRAASHGAFRIPSWVIGGTPDAARQVLTAIAAAIITVVGVVFSITIVALTLASTQFGPRMLRNFIRDRGTQITLGTFVATFVYAIAVLVVLGPDFVPHIGVTVSIASLVLDLAVLIYFINHIAMQIQLPNVIADIARDVNVAVDANRDLTPTTAERGPSTDELLALLAESGGEVRTTSSGYLQYIRYERLVRLAADADAVIRLPYRPGHFLAEGQVVATVWPAEAVDRIAENFVRGHVTGSTRSLVQDISFGIDQLVEIALRALGSSTNDIFTVLTCIDWLGECLARIAVAWDPAPVRRDRFGRVRVIASQVSYERLVQRAFEKIRQAGRGDPAVMIRLLDALARISDSNPDPERRRVLIEQAAMIERQIDDTIPEPADRADVLRRCRVFHAAAATPGTGDTPDGTNAETATIALR, via the coding sequence GTGCGCGGCATCTGGTGGGAGGCCGATCGCTGGCGGGAACGCCTGCGTACCAACCTCTGGTTCGTACCCACCCTCGAGGTCCTGGTCGGGGTGCTGATCTTCACGATCACCCTGAGCCTGGACCGCGCGGCCTCGCACGGCGCGTTCCGGATCCCCTCGTGGGTGATCGGCGGCACCCCGGACGCGGCGCGTCAGGTGCTCACCGCGATCGCGGCCGCGATCATCACCGTGGTCGGCGTGGTCTTCTCGATCACGATCGTGGCGCTGACCCTCGCCTCCACCCAGTTCGGTCCGCGCATGTTGCGCAACTTCATCCGCGATCGCGGCACCCAGATCACCCTGGGCACCTTCGTCGCCACCTTCGTGTACGCGATCGCGGTGCTGGTGGTGCTCGGGCCGGACTTCGTGCCGCACATCGGGGTCACGGTGTCCATCGCGTCGCTGGTGCTGGATCTGGCCGTGCTGATCTACTTCATCAACCACATCGCGATGCAGATCCAGCTGCCGAACGTGATCGCCGATATCGCCCGCGATGTCAACGTCGCCGTCGACGCCAACCGCGATCTGACCCCCACGACCGCCGAGCGTGGGCCCTCGACCGACGAACTGCTCGCCCTGCTCGCCGAATCCGGCGGTGAGGTGCGCACCACCAGCAGCGGATATCTGCAGTACATCCGGTACGAGCGCTTGGTCCGGCTGGCGGCCGACGCCGACGCGGTCATCCGATTGCCCTATCGCCCCGGGCATTTCCTCGCCGAGGGGCAGGTGGTGGCGACGGTCTGGCCCGCCGAGGCGGTCGACCGGATCGCGGAGAACTTCGTCCGCGGGCATGTCACGGGCTCGACCCGCAGTCTGGTGCAGGACATCTCGTTCGGGATCGATCAGCTGGTGGAGATCGCGCTGCGGGCGCTGGGCTCGTCCACCAACGACATCTTCACGGTGCTGACCTGTATCGACTGGCTCGGCGAATGTCTGGCCCGGATCGCCGTGGCCTGGGATCCGGCGCCGGTGCGGCGGGACCGGTTCGGGCGGGTCCGGGTGATCGCGTCCCAGGTCAGTTACGAGCGGCTCGTGCAGCGGGCCTTCGAGAAGATCCGCCAGGCCGGTCGCGGCGATCCGGCGGTGATGATCCGGCTGCTCGACGCGCTGGCCCGGATCTCCGACAGCAACCCGGATCCCGAGCGCCGCCGGGTACTGATCGAGCAGGCCGCGATGATCGAACGCCAGATCGACGACACCATCCCCGAACCCGCCGACCGCGCCGACGTCCTGCGACGCTGCCGGGTGTTCCACGCCGCCGCCGCGACGCCCGGAACCGGCGACACGCCGGACGGAACGAACGCCGAAACCGCCACGATCGCGCTCCGATAG
- the pdxT gene encoding pyridoxal 5'-phosphate synthase glutaminase subunit PdxT encodes MLFFVTPTIGVLALQGDVREHFHALAECGAQAVTVRRPAELAEVDGLVLPGGESTTISKLLQVFELLEPLRERLRAGMPAFGSCAGMIMLATEVLDTRPDMRTLEGIDMTVRRNAFGRQVDSFETDLDVTGLDDGPVRAVFIRAPWVERAGDGVEVLARVPDGPFAGRIVAVRQGAVLATSFHPEVTGDLRFHRLFVDSIIRGGVGAPR; translated from the coding sequence ATGCTGTTTTTCGTGACACCGACGATTGGCGTGCTGGCCCTGCAGGGCGATGTGCGCGAGCATTTCCACGCGCTGGCCGAATGCGGCGCGCAGGCGGTGACCGTGCGCCGGCCCGCCGAACTGGCGGAGGTGGACGGGCTGGTCCTGCCCGGCGGCGAGTCGACCACGATCAGCAAACTGCTGCAGGTGTTCGAGCTGCTGGAGCCGCTGCGGGAGCGGCTGCGCGCGGGTATGCCCGCCTTCGGCTCGTGCGCGGGCATGATCATGCTGGCCACCGAGGTGCTCGACACCCGGCCCGATATGCGGACCCTCGAGGGTATCGATATGACGGTGCGGCGCAACGCCTTCGGCCGCCAGGTCGACTCCTTCGAAACCGATCTGGACGTGACCGGGCTCGACGACGGGCCCGTCCGGGCCGTGTTCATCCGGGCGCCCTGGGTGGAGCGGGCCGGCGACGGCGTCGAGGTGCTGGCCCGCGTGCCGGACGGCCCGTTCGCGGGTCGTATCGTGGCGGTACGGCAGGGCGCGGTGCTGGCCACCTCGTTCCATCCCGAGGTGACCGGTGACCTGCGGTTTCACCGCCTGTTCGTGGATTCGATCATCCGGGGCGGGGTCGGCGCGCCCCGGTAG
- a CDS encoding TetR/AcrR family transcriptional regulator, producing the protein MTPPAESRRRAPRNTLSADRIVDVALHLLDTTTAEELSMRTLAAELGVGTMTLYTYFRSKDEILQAARDRVLDSFHPPTVEGDWEEQVRACCTALYGLLVERPAVMRVLATGMHGDDEFADTATAALEFIVRQLRDAGLDRDRTARGYVVLLQYTFGAALGRVRAATHEPGAMPRLSPQAHPMIADLAPELIRVRTCGVDQYLFGLNLLLTGLRESAAATTDPG; encoded by the coding sequence GTGACCCCACCCGCCGAATCGCGCCGCCGGGCACCGCGCAACACGCTCAGCGCCGACCGGATCGTCGACGTGGCGCTGCATCTGCTCGACACCACGACGGCGGAGGAACTGTCCATGCGCACGCTCGCCGCCGAGCTCGGCGTGGGCACGATGACCCTGTACACCTACTTCCGCAGCAAGGACGAGATCCTCCAGGCGGCCCGCGACCGGGTGCTCGACAGCTTCCATCCGCCGACGGTCGAGGGCGACTGGGAGGAGCAGGTCCGCGCCTGCTGTACGGCGCTGTACGGGTTGCTGGTCGAGCGCCCCGCGGTGATGCGGGTGCTCGCCACCGGTATGCACGGTGACGACGAGTTCGCCGATACCGCCACGGCCGCACTGGAATTCATCGTGCGGCAACTGCGGGACGCGGGCCTGGACCGCGACCGCACCGCGCGTGGCTATGTGGTGTTGTTGCAGTACACCTTCGGCGCGGCGCTGGGCCGGGTGCGTGCCGCCACCCACGAGCCCGGCGCGATGCCCCGGCTGTCGCCGCAGGCGCATCCGATGATCGCCGACCTGGCGCCGGAACTGATCCGGGTCCGGACCTGCGGCGTCGACCAGTACCTGTTCGGCCTGAACCTGCTGCTCACCGGCCTGCGCGAATCCGCCGCGGCCACAACCGATCCCGGCTGA
- a CDS encoding YebC/PmpR family DNA-binding transcriptional regulator — protein sequence MSGHSKWATTKHKKAGIDAKRGKLFAKLIKNIEVAARTGGGDPGGNPTLYDAIQKARKSSVPLDNIERARKRGGGEEAGGADWQTIMYEGYGPGGVAVLVECLTDNRNRAAGEVRVAVTRNGGNMADPGSVAYLFGRKGVVTLEKNGLSEDDVLGAVLDAGAEDVNDLGEEFEIISDPSDLIAVRTALQEAGIDYDSAESGFQPSVSVPADAELARKVFKLVDALEDCDDVQNVYTNVDVSDEVLAELDA from the coding sequence ATGAGCGGCCACTCCAAATGGGCCACCACCAAGCACAAGAAGGCCGGAATCGATGCCAAGCGCGGCAAGCTCTTCGCCAAGCTGATCAAGAACATCGAGGTCGCGGCCCGTACTGGCGGTGGTGATCCTGGAGGAAACCCGACGCTGTACGACGCCATCCAGAAGGCGCGCAAGAGCTCGGTGCCGCTGGACAACATCGAGCGCGCCCGCAAGCGCGGCGGTGGTGAAGAGGCCGGCGGCGCCGACTGGCAGACCATCATGTACGAGGGCTACGGCCCCGGCGGCGTGGCGGTCCTGGTCGAATGCCTCACCGACAACCGCAACCGCGCCGCCGGCGAGGTCCGCGTCGCGGTCACCCGCAACGGCGGCAACATGGCCGACCCGGGTTCGGTGGCCTACCTGTTCGGCCGCAAAGGCGTTGTCACCCTGGAGAAGAACGGCCTGTCCGAGGACGACGTCCTGGGTGCGGTGCTCGACGCCGGCGCCGAGGACGTGAACGATCTCGGCGAGGAGTTCGAGATCATCTCGGACCCGAGCGATCTGATCGCGGTGCGCACCGCGCTGCAGGAGGCCGGAATCGACTACGACTCCGCCGAATCCGGCTTCCAGCCCTCGGTCTCGGTACCCGCCGACGCGGAACTGGCCCGCAAGGTGTTCAAGCTGGTCGACGCGCTGGAAGACTGCGACGACGTGCAGAACGTGTACACGAATGTCGATGTGTCCGACGAGGTTCTGGCCGAACTCGACGCATAG